A single region of the Streptomyces vilmorinianum genome encodes:
- a CDS encoding acyl-CoA dehydrogenase family protein, whose protein sequence is MDFTFTEEQQAAVEAAKAVFSGVTPDGVPSPALTPRAVADDFDRPLWSRLAAADLLGLVLAPEHGGAGLDTIALCLVLRESARVLARVPLLETSAVAMTIQRYADARTAADLLPRVSRGELTLTAASNGRTGHDPAELAVTAHRDGTDWILDGLQSAVPWAHGADRIAVPAHTAEGHTVLALIPRAHHGLTLAEQFSTSGELLAELRLDSVRLDSAHVIDTHGAWEWLRGVLATGTCALALGLGEQVLTMTSHYTGKREQFGHPVATFQAVAVQAADRYIDLRAMEVTLWQAAWRISTEVGGPLPAAADIAVAKIWASEGVRRVVQTAQHLHGGFGADTDYPLHRYHAWAKQLELALGPAAAHEEALGDLLAAHPLG, encoded by the coding sequence GTGGACTTCACCTTCACCGAGGAACAGCAGGCGGCCGTCGAGGCGGCCAAGGCGGTCTTCTCCGGCGTCACACCCGACGGCGTACCGAGCCCCGCGCTCACCCCACGCGCCGTCGCCGACGACTTCGACCGCCCGCTCTGGTCCCGCCTCGCCGCCGCCGACCTCCTCGGCCTCGTCCTCGCCCCCGAACACGGCGGCGCCGGCCTCGACACCATCGCCCTCTGCCTCGTCCTGCGCGAATCCGCCCGCGTCCTCGCCCGCGTCCCCCTCCTGGAGACCAGCGCGGTCGCCATGACCATCCAGCGCTACGCCGACGCACGCACAGCCGCCGACCTCCTCCCCCGCGTCAGCCGCGGCGAACTCACCCTCACCGCCGCCTCCAACGGCCGCACCGGCCACGACCCCGCCGAACTCGCCGTCACCGCCCACCGCGACGGCACCGACTGGATCCTCGACGGCCTCCAGAGCGCCGTCCCCTGGGCCCACGGCGCCGACCGCATCGCCGTCCCCGCCCACACCGCCGAAGGACACACCGTCCTCGCCCTGATCCCCCGCGCCCACCACGGCCTCACCCTGGCCGAGCAGTTCTCCACCAGCGGCGAACTCCTCGCCGAACTCCGCCTCGACTCCGTACGCCTCGACAGCGCCCACGTCATCGACACCCACGGCGCCTGGGAATGGCTACGCGGCGTCCTCGCCACCGGAACCTGCGCCCTCGCCCTCGGCCTCGGTGAGCAGGTGCTCACCATGACGAGCCACTACACCGGCAAACGCGAACAGTTCGGCCACCCCGTGGCCACGTTCCAGGCCGTCGCCGTCCAGGCCGCCGACCGCTACATCGACCTGCGCGCCATGGAAGTCACCCTCTGGCAGGCAGCCTGGCGCATCAGCACCGAAGTCGGCGGCCCCCTGCCCGCCGCCGCGGACATCGCCGTCGCCAAGATCTGGGCCTCGGAAGGCGTACGCCGCGTGGTGCAGACCGCCCAGCATCTCCACGGCGGCTTCGGCGCCGACACCGACTACCCGCTGCACCGCTACCATGCCTGGGCCAAACAGCTCGAACTCGCCCTCGGCCCCGCCGCGGCCCACGAAGAGGCCCTGGGCGACCTGCTGGCCGCCCACCCGCTGGGCTGA
- a CDS encoding 2Fe-2S iron-sulfur cluster-binding protein has protein sequence MQSSRSGRAEFHPLRVSEVEQLTDDSVAVTFAVPPELRDAYRHTPGQHLALRRTARDGEEIRRTYSICTPAAPAGQEPVLRVGIRLVDGGEFSTYALKELTVGDTVEVMEPMGRFTLTPRPGHFAAVVGGSGITPVLSMAATLLAQEPDAKFCLIRSDRTASSTMFLDDVADLKDRFPDRFQLVTVLSREEQQAGLPSGRLDQERLTGLLPSLLPVGDIDGWFLCGPFGLVQSAERALRGLGVDRGRIHQEIFHVDDGSAPAPAPTAGAPVHATLTATLHGRSGNWPVQEGETLLETVLRARADAPYACKGGVCGTCRAFLVDGEVRMDRNFALEPEETEAGYVLACQSHPATAEVELDFDR, from the coding sequence ATGCAGTCCTCACGCTCCGGACGGGCTGAGTTCCATCCGCTCCGGGTGAGCGAGGTCGAGCAGCTCACGGACGACTCGGTGGCCGTCACCTTCGCGGTCCCGCCCGAGCTGCGCGACGCCTACCGCCACACCCCGGGCCAGCACCTCGCCCTGCGCCGCACCGCGCGGGACGGCGAGGAGATCCGCCGTACGTACTCGATCTGCACCCCGGCGGCGCCGGCCGGCCAGGAGCCCGTCCTGCGCGTCGGCATCCGGCTGGTCGACGGCGGCGAGTTCTCCACGTACGCCCTCAAGGAACTGACCGTCGGCGACACCGTCGAGGTCATGGAGCCGATGGGCCGCTTCACCCTCACCCCCCGCCCCGGGCACTTCGCCGCCGTGGTCGGTGGCAGCGGCATCACCCCGGTCCTGTCGATGGCGGCCACGCTCCTCGCCCAGGAACCGGACGCCAAGTTCTGCCTCATACGCAGCGACCGCACCGCCTCCTCCACGATGTTCCTGGACGACGTCGCCGACCTCAAGGACCGCTTCCCCGACCGCTTCCAGCTCGTCACCGTGCTCTCCCGCGAGGAGCAGCAGGCGGGCCTCCCCTCCGGGCGGCTCGACCAGGAGCGGCTGACCGGCCTGCTCCCCTCCCTGCTGCCCGTCGGCGACATCGACGGCTGGTTCCTGTGCGGCCCGTTCGGCCTCGTACAGAGCGCCGAACGCGCCCTGCGCGGACTCGGCGTCGACCGCGGCCGGATCCACCAGGAGATCTTCCACGTCGACGACGGCTCCGCACCTGCCCCGGCCCCCACGGCCGGCGCACCCGTCCACGCCACGCTGACGGCGACCCTGCACGGCCGGTCCGGCAACTGGCCCGTCCAGGAGGGCGAGACCCTGCTCGAAACCGTGCTCCGCGCCCGCGCCGACGCCCCGTACGCCTGCAAGGGCGGCGTGTGCGGCACCTGCCGCGCCTTCCTCGTCGACGGCGAGGTACGGATGGACCGCAACTTCGCGCTGGAACCGGAGGAGACCGAGGCCGGATACGTCCTGGCCTGCCAGTCCCACCCGGCCACCGCGGAAGTGGAGCTCGACTTCGACCGCTGA
- the paaD gene encoding 1,2-phenylacetyl-CoA epoxidase subunit PaaD — protein sequence MVTMTALEEELSRIAGAVPDPELPVLTLEELGVLRGVQVLGPGRVEVELTPTYTGCPAIEAMSSDIEHALHEHGVPEVSVVTVLAPAWSTDDITDEGRRKLAEFGIAPPRPQGPAGGPVPLTLAIRCPHCGSTETELLSRFSSTACKALRRCTACREPFDHFKEL from the coding sequence ATGGTGACCATGACGGCCCTCGAAGAGGAACTGAGCCGGATCGCCGGCGCCGTTCCCGACCCCGAGCTGCCCGTCCTCACCCTCGAAGAGCTCGGCGTCCTGCGCGGCGTCCAGGTCCTCGGCCCCGGCCGCGTCGAGGTCGAGCTGACCCCGACGTACACCGGCTGCCCCGCCATCGAGGCGATGTCCTCGGACATCGAGCACGCCCTGCACGAGCACGGCGTCCCCGAGGTCTCCGTCGTCACCGTCCTCGCCCCGGCCTGGTCGACCGACGACATCACCGACGAAGGACGCCGCAAGCTCGCCGAGTTCGGCATCGCCCCGCCCCGCCCGCAGGGCCCGGCCGGCGGCCCCGTCCCCCTCACCCTGGCGATCCGCTGCCCGCACTGCGGCTCCACCGAGACCGAGCTGCTCAGCCGGTTCTCCTCCACGGCCTGCAAGGCGCTGCGCCGCTGCACGGCCTGCCGCGAACCGTTCGACCACTTCAAGGAGTTGTAG
- the paaC gene encoding 1,2-phenylacetyl-CoA epoxidase subunit PaaC: MSETTDTTATTATTGTAIAQAALALGDDALVLSHRLGEWAGNAPVLEEEVALANIALDLLGQARVLLSLVGDEDELAYLREERDFRNIQLVEQPNGDFAHTIARQLYFSTYQRLLYGQLATGDGPLSGLAAKAVKEVAYHQDHAEHWTLRLGDGTTESHTRMQRACDALWRYTGELFQPVEGLDVDHDALQTAWLDSITSVLEQATLTVPSGPRTGAWRAGAGRQGLHTEPFGRMLAEMQHLHRSHPGATW; this comes from the coding sequence GTGAGCGAGACCACCGACACCACGGCCACCACGGCCACCACCGGCACGGCGATCGCCCAGGCCGCCCTCGCCCTCGGAGACGACGCCCTCGTGCTCTCCCACCGGCTGGGGGAGTGGGCGGGCAACGCCCCCGTCCTGGAGGAGGAGGTCGCCCTCGCCAACATCGCGCTCGACCTGCTCGGCCAGGCACGCGTGCTGCTCTCCCTCGTCGGCGACGAGGACGAACTGGCCTACCTCCGCGAGGAGCGGGACTTCCGCAACATCCAGCTCGTCGAGCAGCCGAACGGCGACTTCGCCCACACCATCGCCCGCCAGCTCTACTTCTCCACCTACCAGCGACTCCTCTACGGCCAGCTGGCCACGGGCGACGGACCGCTGAGCGGGCTCGCCGCCAAGGCCGTCAAGGAAGTCGCCTACCACCAGGACCACGCCGAGCACTGGACCCTGCGCCTCGGCGACGGCACCACCGAGAGCCACACCCGCATGCAGCGGGCCTGCGACGCCCTCTGGCGCTACACCGGCGAGCTGTTCCAGCCCGTCGAAGGCCTCGACGTCGACCACGACGCCCTGCAGACCGCCTGGCTGGACTCGATCACCTCCGTCCTCGAACAGGCCACGCTCACCGTCCCCAGCGGCCCCCGCACCGGCGCCTGGCGCGCGGGAGCCGGCCGCCAGGGCCTGCACACCGAGCCCTTCGGACGGATGCTCGCCGAGATGCAGCACCTGCACCGCAGCCACCCGGGGGCGACATGGTGA
- the paaB gene encoding 1,2-phenylacetyl-CoA epoxidase subunit PaaB: MTTDGWPLWEVFVRSRRGLSHTHAGSLHAPDAEMALRNARDLYTRRNEGVSIWVVPSTAITASSPDEKDPFFEPSADKPYRHPTFYEIPEGVKHL; this comes from the coding sequence ATGACCACCGACGGATGGCCCCTGTGGGAGGTGTTCGTGCGCTCGCGCCGCGGACTGTCCCACACCCACGCCGGCAGCCTGCACGCGCCGGACGCCGAAATGGCCCTGCGCAACGCCCGCGACCTGTACACCCGCCGCAACGAAGGCGTCTCGATCTGGGTGGTCCCCTCCACCGCGATCACCGCCTCCTCGCCCGACGAGAAGGACCCGTTCTTCGAACCGTCGGCGGACAAGCCCTACCGCCACCCGACCTTCTACGAGATCCCCGAGGGGGTGAAGCACCTGTGA
- the paaA gene encoding 1,2-phenylacetyl-CoA epoxidase subunit PaaA translates to MQDTQAAQDTATAAAQAAYETVFDAAVAADERIEPRDWMPDAYRASLVRQIAQHAHSEIIGMQPEANWITRAPSLRRKAILMAKVQDEAGHGLYLYSAAETLGTSRDELLDKLHAGRQKYSSIFNYPTLTWADVGAIGWLVDGAAITNQVPLCRCSYGPYARAMVRICKEESFHQRQGYEALLALSRGTEAQHAMAQDAVNRWWWPSLMMFGPPDDESAHSAQSMAWKIKRHSNDELRQRFVDIAVPQAEALGLTLPDPDLRWNEERGHYDFGPIDWAEFWDVLKGNGPCNEQRLDRRRQAHEDGAWVREAAAAYADKHTQQHKHGEARA, encoded by the coding sequence ATGCAGGACACGCAGGCCGCGCAGGACACGGCCACAGCGGCGGCCCAGGCTGCCTACGAGACGGTGTTCGACGCCGCCGTCGCCGCCGACGAGCGCATCGAACCGCGCGACTGGATGCCCGACGCGTACCGGGCCTCCCTCGTCCGCCAGATAGCGCAACACGCCCACTCCGAGATCATCGGCATGCAGCCCGAGGCCAACTGGATCACCCGCGCGCCCTCACTGCGCCGCAAGGCGATCCTCATGGCCAAGGTCCAGGACGAAGCCGGCCACGGGCTGTACCTCTACAGCGCGGCGGAGACCCTCGGCACCAGCCGCGACGAGCTCCTCGACAAGCTCCACGCCGGCCGCCAGAAGTACTCCTCGATCTTCAACTACCCCACCCTGACCTGGGCCGACGTCGGCGCCATCGGCTGGCTCGTCGACGGCGCCGCCATCACCAACCAGGTCCCCCTCTGCCGCTGCTCCTACGGCCCGTACGCCCGCGCGATGGTCCGCATCTGCAAGGAGGAGTCCTTCCACCAGCGACAGGGATACGAGGCCCTGCTCGCCCTCTCCCGCGGCACCGAGGCCCAGCACGCCATGGCCCAGGACGCCGTGAACCGCTGGTGGTGGCCCTCGCTGATGATGTTCGGCCCGCCGGACGACGAGTCGGCACACTCCGCCCAGTCCATGGCCTGGAAGATCAAGCGCCACTCCAACGACGAGCTGCGCCAGCGCTTCGTCGACATCGCCGTCCCCCAGGCCGAAGCCCTCGGACTCACCCTCCCGGACCCGGACCTGCGGTGGAACGAGGAGCGCGGACACTACGACTTCGGCCCCATCGACTGGGCCGAGTTCTGGGACGTCCTCAAGGGCAACGGCCCCTGCAACGAACAACGGCTCGACCGCCGGCGCCAGGCCCACGAGGACGGCGCCTGGGTCAGGGAAGCAGCCGCGGCATACGCCGACAAGCACACACAGCAGCACAAGCACGGGGAGGCACGGGCATGA
- a CDS encoding DUF5819 family protein, with protein MDAYDDVGAREGRPDPGSGAHSGAGIAALSFPYQVVAAVGLAIVAVFACIHLAMVFLHVAPSNTLTKQHGEAVDDWVYPEFEQNWKLFAPNPLQQNIAVQVRAEVASADGARRTTHWIDLTAQDIRAIRGSVLPSHAQQNELRRAWDFYLNSHTDDHRPNGLRGRLSENYVRRIVMLRLDEQRLGGTVERIQLRSAVRAVQAPPWSTEKTDTQPVHRELPWWKVTAADLPGAARDDRTEAGR; from the coding sequence ATGGACGCGTATGACGACGTGGGCGCTCGTGAGGGGCGCCCTGACCCCGGATCGGGGGCCCACTCCGGCGCCGGGATCGCCGCGCTCTCGTTCCCGTACCAGGTCGTCGCGGCCGTCGGGCTCGCGATCGTCGCGGTCTTCGCCTGCATCCATCTCGCCATGGTGTTTCTGCACGTCGCGCCGTCGAACACGCTGACCAAGCAGCACGGCGAGGCCGTCGACGACTGGGTCTATCCCGAGTTCGAACAGAACTGGAAGCTCTTCGCTCCCAACCCGCTCCAGCAGAACATCGCCGTCCAGGTCCGCGCCGAGGTCGCGAGCGCCGACGGCGCCCGGCGCACGACCCACTGGATCGATCTGACGGCCCAGGACATCCGGGCGATCCGCGGCAGCGTGCTGCCCAGCCACGCCCAGCAGAACGAACTCCGCCGGGCGTGGGACTTCTATCTGAACTCCCACACCGACGACCACCGGCCCAACGGTCTGCGCGGCCGGCTCTCCGAGAACTACGTCCGCCGGATCGTCATGCTCCGGCTCGACGAGCAGCGCCTCGGCGGCACGGTGGAGCGGATACAGCTCCGCTCGGCCGTCCGCGCCGTCCAGGCCCCGCCGTGGAGCACCGAGAAGACCGACACCCAGCCCGTCCACCGGGAGCTCCCCTGGTGGAAGGTGACCGCCGCCGATCTGCCCGGCGCGGCGCGGGACGACCGTACGGAGGCCGGCCGGTGA
- a CDS encoding HTTM domain-containing protein: protein MNRSTANHAPDGEIPEVPEQPVAERSVPERTAPREPFDRRLARAVQRVTASALGPYQTAIIRIGFSLTWLLFLLRELPHRHELYGPDGPWSWEMGRQLISENSAFTALMWSDSGLWFEIVYGLAVLSSALLLVGWRTRAMSVVFMVGVLSLQNRSVFMGDGGDNVIHLAAIYLVLTRCAQVWSLDARRAAREEREAAEAGEAGEAGEAGAGLPHRRDVVGPLLWTVLGGFLLAATSFADVTGSAWLLVLMWVLWLGQALWWLVCRYAPGEPRTLLDVLANLAHNATLVVIMAEVCLIYATAGWYKIQGSRWQDGTALYYPLKLDYFTPWPALSDLLGSSGVMVMLLTYGTVLVQVAFPFALFNRKVKNVLLVAMMLEHAGIAVILGLPLFSLAMISADAVFLPTAFLVWLGVRVGRGRDRLLRRRRSGAVPEQDRTGEEPVPRTLVG from the coding sequence GTGAACCGATCAACCGCGAACCACGCCCCCGACGGCGAGATCCCCGAGGTCCCCGAGCAGCCCGTCGCCGAGCGGTCGGTTCCCGAGCGGACGGCCCCCAGAGAGCCGTTCGACCGGCGGCTCGCCCGCGCGGTCCAGCGGGTCACGGCCTCGGCTCTCGGCCCGTACCAGACCGCGATCATCCGGATCGGCTTCTCGCTCACCTGGCTGCTGTTCCTGCTGCGCGAGCTGCCCCACCGCCACGAGCTGTACGGCCCCGACGGGCCCTGGTCGTGGGAGATGGGCCGGCAGCTGATCTCCGAGAACAGCGCGTTCACCGCGCTGATGTGGTCGGACAGCGGGCTCTGGTTCGAGATCGTCTACGGCCTCGCCGTGCTCTCCTCCGCCCTGCTGCTGGTGGGCTGGCGCACCCGTGCCATGTCGGTCGTCTTCATGGTCGGCGTGCTGTCGCTGCAGAATCGCTCCGTCTTCATGGGCGACGGCGGCGACAACGTCATCCACCTCGCCGCGATCTACCTCGTCCTGACCCGCTGCGCGCAGGTCTGGTCCCTGGACGCCCGCCGGGCCGCCCGTGAGGAGCGCGAGGCCGCTGAGGCCGGTGAGGCCGGTGAGGCCGGTGAGGCCGGTGCCGGGCTGCCGCACCGCCGCGATGTGGTCGGACCGCTGCTGTGGACCGTGCTCGGCGGTTTCCTGCTCGCCGCCACCTCCTTCGCCGACGTGACCGGCTCGGCGTGGCTGCTGGTGCTGATGTGGGTGCTGTGGCTGGGGCAGGCGCTGTGGTGGCTGGTGTGCCGCTACGCCCCAGGCGAGCCGCGCACGCTCCTCGACGTTCTCGCCAACCTCGCCCACAACGCGACGCTCGTCGTGATCATGGCCGAGGTCTGTCTGATCTACGCGACGGCCGGCTGGTACAAGATCCAGGGTTCGCGCTGGCAGGACGGCACCGCGCTGTACTACCCGCTCAAGCTGGACTACTTCACGCCCTGGCCCGCCCTGTCCGATCTCCTCGGCTCCAGCGGCGTGATGGTGATGCTGCTGACCTACGGCACGGTGCTGGTCCAGGTCGCGTTCCCCTTCGCCCTGTTCAACCGCAAGGTCAAGAACGTCCTGCTGGTCGCGATGATGCTGGAGCACGCCGGGATCGCGGTGATCCTCGGCCTCCCCCTGTTCTCGCTCGCGATGATCTCCGCGGACGCGGTGTTCCTGCCGACGGCGTTCCTGGTGTGGCTCGGCGTGCGCGTGGGGCGCGGGCGGGACCGGCTGCTGCGTCGCCGGCGGTCCGGCGCGGTCCCGGAGCAGGACCGTACGGGTGAGGAACCCGTCCCCCGTACCCTCGTCGGGTGA
- a CDS encoding TrmH family RNA methyltransferase, whose amino-acid sequence MSTTEEPDVQPAPSEPIQYDEGYAPEVGVGPHPLPWPEGERYDPELLAGGDRRNVVDRYRYWTREAIVADLDTRRHDFHVAVENWGHDFNIGSVVRTANAFLAKEIHIVGRRRWNRRGAMVTDRYQHVRHHPDTESLTAWAAAEGLPIIGIDNLPGAVPLERTVLPRRCVLLFGQEGPGLTEEARTHAEMVCSIAQFGSTRSINAGAAAAIAMHAWVQRYAEITPGG is encoded by the coding sequence GTGAGCACCACCGAAGAGCCGGACGTCCAGCCGGCACCGTCCGAGCCGATCCAGTACGACGAGGGGTACGCGCCCGAGGTGGGTGTCGGGCCGCATCCGCTGCCCTGGCCGGAGGGCGAGCGGTACGACCCCGAGCTGCTGGCCGGCGGGGACCGGCGCAATGTCGTCGACCGGTACCGGTACTGGACGCGGGAGGCGATCGTCGCCGACCTGGACACCCGGCGCCACGACTTCCATGTCGCGGTGGAGAACTGGGGCCACGACTTCAACATCGGGTCGGTGGTACGGACCGCCAACGCCTTCCTGGCGAAGGAGATCCACATCGTGGGGCGGCGGCGCTGGAACCGGCGCGGGGCGATGGTCACCGACCGCTACCAGCATGTGCGCCACCACCCGGACACCGAGTCGCTGACCGCGTGGGCGGCGGCCGAGGGTCTGCCGATCATCGGGATCGACAATCTGCCGGGCGCGGTGCCGCTGGAGCGGACCGTGCTGCCGCGGCGCTGTGTGCTGCTCTTCGGCCAGGAGGGGCCGGGCCTGACCGAGGAGGCCCGCACGCACGCGGAGATGGTCTGCTCGATCGCCCAGTTCGGTTCGACCCGGTCGATCAACGCGGGCGCGGCGGCGGCGATCGCGATGCACGCGTGGGTGCAGCGGTACGCCGAGATCACCCCGGGCGGCTGA
- the paaN gene encoding phenylacetic acid degradation protein PaaN, whose product MAAAQLTTDALAEKHRSTLDQALDTIRTRAYWSPHPEHPKAYGENGSLDAAAGLDAYKALLDTRFELDQPGTDGWTGGEVSPYGPALGIEYPHADIDVLLPAMRAGMGAWRDAGAEVRALVCLEILARISARTHEFAHAVMHTSGQAFMMAFQAGGPHAQDRGMEAVAYAYAEQTRTPAAADWSKPQGKRDPLELTKEFTPVGRGIALVIGCNTFPTWNGYSGLFASLATGNPVLVKPHPRAVLPLALTVRVAREVLAEAGFDPNLVALAAERPGEGIAKTLAVRPEIRVIDYTGSTAFGDWLETHARQAQVYTEKAGVNTVVVDSTDDYKGMLSNLAFSLSLYSGQMCTTPQNLLIPRDGITTDAGPKSYDEVVADLAASVGGLLGDDARANALLGALVNPDVKARLEAAADLGEVALPSREVANPDFPDAVVRTPVIVKLDGSRKHWEGADTEAAYFSECFGPVSFAVSVDSTADALELLRRTVREKGAMTVGAYTTSAETERAVEEVCLEESAQLSLNLTGGVYVNQTAAFSDFHGSGGNPAANAALCDGAFVSNRFRVVEVRRQA is encoded by the coding sequence ATGGCCGCCGCTCAGCTGACCACCGACGCCCTGGCCGAGAAGCACCGGTCCACACTCGACCAGGCTCTCGACACCATCCGCACCCGTGCCTACTGGTCGCCCCACCCGGAGCACCCCAAGGCCTACGGCGAGAACGGCTCGCTGGACGCCGCCGCCGGCCTCGACGCGTACAAGGCACTGCTCGACACACGCTTCGAACTGGACCAGCCCGGCACGGACGGCTGGACCGGCGGCGAGGTCTCGCCGTACGGCCCCGCGCTGGGCATCGAGTACCCGCACGCCGACATCGACGTCCTGCTGCCCGCGATGCGCGCCGGCATGGGCGCCTGGCGCGACGCCGGCGCCGAGGTCCGCGCCCTGGTCTGTCTGGAGATCCTCGCCCGGATCTCCGCCCGCACCCACGAGTTCGCGCACGCGGTGATGCACACCAGCGGCCAGGCCTTCATGATGGCGTTCCAGGCCGGCGGCCCGCACGCCCAGGACCGCGGCATGGAAGCGGTGGCGTACGCGTACGCGGAGCAGACCCGCACCCCCGCGGCCGCCGACTGGTCCAAGCCGCAGGGCAAGCGGGACCCGCTGGAGCTGACCAAGGAGTTCACCCCGGTCGGCCGCGGCATCGCGCTCGTCATCGGCTGCAACACCTTCCCCACCTGGAACGGCTACTCCGGCCTGTTCGCCTCCCTCGCCACCGGCAACCCGGTCCTGGTCAAGCCGCACCCCCGGGCCGTCCTGCCGCTGGCGCTCACGGTCCGCGTCGCCCGCGAGGTCCTCGCCGAGGCCGGCTTCGACCCGAACCTGGTCGCGCTGGCCGCCGAGCGTCCCGGCGAGGGCATCGCCAAGACCCTGGCGGTCCGCCCCGAGATCCGCGTCATCGACTACACCGGCTCCACCGCCTTCGGCGACTGGCTGGAGACGCACGCCCGCCAGGCGCAGGTCTACACGGAGAAGGCGGGCGTCAACACCGTCGTCGTCGACTCCACCGACGACTACAAGGGCATGCTCTCCAACCTGGCGTTCTCGCTCTCGCTGTACAGCGGCCAGATGTGCACGACCCCGCAGAACCTGCTGATCCCCCGCGACGGCATCACCACCGACGCAGGACCCAAGTCGTACGACGAGGTGGTCGCCGATCTCGCCGCGTCGGTCGGCGGCCTGCTCGGCGACGACGCCCGGGCGAACGCGCTGCTCGGCGCCCTGGTCAACCCGGACGTGAAGGCACGCCTGGAGGCCGCGGCGGACCTGGGCGAGGTGGCACTGCCCTCCCGCGAGGTGGCGAACCCGGACTTCCCGGACGCCGTCGTCCGTACGCCGGTGATCGTCAAGCTGGACGGCTCACGCAAGCACTGGGAAGGGGCCGACACGGAGGCCGCGTACTTCTCCGAGTGCTTCGGCCCGGTCTCCTTCGCCGTCTCGGTCGACTCGACCGCCGACGCCCTGGAGCTGCTGCGGCGCACGGTCCGCGAGAAGGGCGCGATGACGGTCGGCGCGTACACCACCTCGGCGGAGACCGAGCGCGCCGTCGAGGAGGTCTGCCTGGAGGAGTCCGCCCAGCTCTCGCTGAACCTGACGGGCGGCGTGTACGTCAACCAGACGGCGGCGTTCTCCGACTTCCACGGCTCCGGCGGCAACCCGGCCGCGAACGCGGCGCTGTGCGACGGAGCGTTCGTCTCCAACCGCTTCCGGGTGGTGGAGGTCCGCCGCCAGGCGTGA